A genomic segment from Bacteroidales bacterium encodes:
- a CDS encoding U32 family peptidase translates to MKNSHDIEIMSPVGSYETLMAAIQGGAQSVYFGVGKLNMRSASTYNFSIDDLENIVAICNEHRVKAYLTVNTVIYDGEMDEMRILVNKAKATGIHAIIATDLAVLQYAQKVGIEIHASTQLNISNIEAVRFFAHYCDVMVLARELTISQTAAICRLIDEENIVGPSGKKVRIELFVHGALCMSISGKCYLSLHENNHSANRGACLQNCRRTYTVTDKETGYQLDIENEYIMSPKDLCTIHILDKILDAGVSVLKIEGRARAPEYVKTVTQCYHEAVNAYFDGTYSQDRIAEWIGRLKQVYNRGFWTGYYMGERLGEWSENYGSSATKQKVYVGKVTNYFKKMDVAEILIETKEIEIGQQILIIGPTTGVLEHTITEIRLDDKAVNKAVKGERCSIYLPMIVRKNDKVYVWIDR, encoded by the coding sequence ATCGACCTATAATTTTAGTATCGACGATTTAGAAAATATAGTAGCTATTTGTAACGAACACCGAGTAAAAGCATATTTAACTGTTAATACAGTAATCTACGATGGCGAAATGGACGAAATGCGAATTTTAGTAAATAAAGCCAAAGCTACTGGGATACATGCCATAATAGCTACAGACTTAGCTGTACTTCAATATGCTCAAAAAGTGGGAATTGAAATACATGCTTCCACACAATTAAATATTAGCAATATAGAAGCAGTTCGTTTTTTTGCTCATTACTGCGATGTTATGGTGCTTGCTCGTGAACTTACTATTTCACAAACGGCAGCTATATGTCGTTTAATAGATGAAGAGAACATAGTAGGCCCCTCGGGTAAAAAAGTGCGTATTGAGCTATTTGTACATGGTGCTTTGTGCATGTCTATAAGTGGGAAATGTTATTTGAGTTTGCACGAAAATAATCATTCTGCCAATAGAGGTGCATGTTTACAAAATTGTCGACGTACGTACACGGTTACAGATAAAGAAACCGGATATCAGCTCGATATCGAAAACGAATATATTATGTCGCCAAAGGATTTATGCACCATTCATATTCTTGATAAAATTTTGGATGCCGGTGTGAGTGTATTAAAAATTGAGGGTAGGGCAAGGGCTCCCGAATATGTTAAAACAGTTACACAATGTTATCATGAAGCAGTTAATGCTTATTTTGATGGAACTTATTCACAAGATCGCATAGCCGAATGGATAGGTCGATTGAAGCAAGTATATAACAGAGGTTTTTGGACGGGTTATTATATGGGCGAACGCTTAGGCGAATGGAGCGAAAATTATGGTAGTAGTGCTACTAAGCAGAAGGTGTATGTTGGAAAAGTTACTAATTATTTTAAAAAGATGGATGTTGCTGAAATTCTCATTGAAACAAAGGAAATTGAAATAGGTCAGCAAATACTCATAATAGGTCCAACAACAGGTGTTTTAGAACATACCATTACGGAAATAAGACTAGACGACAAAGCAGTTAATAAAGCAGTAAAAGGCGAACGATGCAGCATTTATTTACCTATGATAGTTCGCAAAAACGACAAGGTATATGTATGGATTGATCGTTAA